A portion of the Salmo trutta chromosome 1, fSalTru1.1, whole genome shotgun sequence genome contains these proteins:
- the LOC115172669 gene encoding lysosome-associated membrane glycoprotein 5 — MEQLRFSTLDSAGVLLCLFAILVRFTVTAEQDGENLSGLSTNPDKDIFVVRENGTTCLMVEFAVRFMVPFDVLALNGIDLITENAYLSLPRGADIEGKCGSQDAHIHISWNDNAYTLRIYFVKETSGKRHDVWKISKVQFVYDTSEKTHFLNSYNPGKHTASTHHLSALETPAGRSYVCEAKQTLTLISSDHQKGVTVAISDVQIQPFDINSDFTFSEAYKCITDQREQLEETLPLILSFILGLIIVITLSVYHFHLKLTAATQSQLPCDRSMYKNM; from the exons ATGGAGCAGCTCAGATTCAGCACCTTGGACAGCGCCGGAGTTCTACTGTGTTTGTTcg CGATCCTGGTCCGGTTTACGGTCACGGCGGAGCAGGACGGAGAGAACCTCTCCGGTCTGTCCACCAACCCGGATAAAGACATATTCGTGGTACGAGAGAACGGAACCACATGCCTCATGGTCGAGTTCGCTGTCCGCTTCATGGTCCCCTTCGATGTCCTCGCGCTCAACGGGATAGAT CTTATCACGGAGAATGCGTATCTGTCTCTGCCTCGCGGGGCAGACATAGAGGGCAAATGCGGGAGCCAGGACGCCCATATACACATCTCGTGGAATGATAACGCCTACACACTCCGCATCTACTTCGTCAAG GAAACCAGTGGCAAGAGACATGATGTGTGGAAGATTAGCAAGGTGCAGTTCGTTTATGACACCTCGGAGAAAACGCATTTCCTCAACTCATACAACC CTGGGAAGCACACAGCCAGCACCCACCATTTGTCAGCGTTAGAGACCCCTGCTGGCCGCTCATATGTCTGCGAGGCTAAGCAGACACTCACCCTCATCTCCAGTGACCACCAGAAGGGAGTGACTGTTGCCATAAGTGATGTCCAGATCCAGCCCTTCGACATCAACTCAGATTTCACATTCAGTGAAG CCTATAAGTGCATCACGGACCAGAGGGAACAGCTCGAGGAGACTCTTCCTCTGATCCTGAGCTTCATCCTGGGCCTCATCATCGTCATCACGCTGTCCGTCTACCACTTCCACCTTAAACTGACCGCTGCCACTCAGTCTCAGCTGCCCTGCGACCGATCCATGTACAAGAACATGTAA